Within the Dialister hominis genome, the region CTCTACATGCAGTACGTCGCTTACCCGATCCCGCAGCTCGCCAACGCTGAATGGGTCACTATCTATCGCACCGGCATGGGTGCGAACGCCGGCAGCCGCGTCTCCATCGACAAGAACCACATTTCCTATGACGGAGACTACGCCGTATTCTGGCTGAAAAACGACTACGTCCCGGCAGAAAAAGGCATCGCCTCCCAAATCAGCCAGGTCAAGGCAAACATGGCAAACAATCAGGCGAAGATCCTGTCCCTTACACTCTACGATGAAAACGGAAAAATCCTCCAGCACGACGCCAGAGGCGAAGCCGCAGAAGTCCGTGACGCCAGACAGGGCATCATGAACGAAGCCGTCACCTTTGCCAGGGAACACATCCTGCAAGGCACCAGGTAAGGAGGCATCATGGCAGACATCCGAGTAAGAAACCTCTCGCAGGAAGCGGCTGAATCCTGCTATGAAGCCTACCTCAAAGGCGAAAGACCAAAAGAAGGCACCATTCTCGTCTCCGGCCCCGTCGTCGTCTTCACCAGCGACACCTTCGAAATGAAAGGTGAAACACTGGAAGACGGCGAGGAGAAATTCGTCTCCATCCTGGACAACGAAGCCAAGAGCAGGGCGGCCCTTTGCGAATACAAAAACGGCCGCCGCCTCCCCGCAGGCGCAGCCCTTGCTGCCATGAAAGAAGGATACTTTGCGTTCCAGAGCGAATACATGAACGAAGAAGGCACGCCATTTACACTCTCCTTCGACCCTTTGGAAGAAGTCATGACAGCCCAGGAAGCAGGGAAACTCTACGGAATCCCTGCCAAGAACATAGAAAAAGACTGCGAAAGCGCAGGCCTTGAAAGCCCCCTGAAACAAGGCGAAACCAGACACTCCGGCAACGTCTGGCTCCTCCAGAAATCCGCAGCAGAACGCGCCTATGCAGATAAAGAAGGCAAAACCTACGCCGTGAACCCGCTCCTCCTCGTCTTCTCCACTGTAGAAGGCGCCGACATCTGGAACAGAGACAGCGGAGTCGTCAGAAGCGCCGCAGGCGGCGCCGGCCACATGAACGCCAGAATGCACGAAGAAGAAAGAAAAAAATCCGGCCGCGTATGGCTCGTCACCCGAAGCGCCATGGAAAGACTCTTCGGCCAGGCCCTCCCGAACAAGATGAAAGAAGCCATGAAGGGGATATAAAGGAAATCCCCAAGCGCCGCTAACACTTGCCTTCCCAGACGGGGAAGGAGGGCCACGTAGTGGCGGTTAGGGTTCATTTATCCCCAAATCCCCATTACCATAAAGGAGTCCTTATGAAGAAAGCGATTTCTGATTTTGCTGATCAGCAGGGAATTTTAATAGAAGATAATTTCACCTTTGGCGAATGGGAAGCGCTCCGGATCCGCAGGGGAAGAGACCTTCGCGGATTCATGAAAGCAGCCGACCTCGTCGGCGCTAAAATAGAAGCGATTGCCGCCCCTGATGATTACCTGCACCGGTTCGGCAAGCCCCTTACGTGGGAAGCGGAAGAGCTCTATTCCGATGGAGACGAAGCGCATGAGGCGCTCATCAGGTCGTACCTGAATA harbors:
- a CDS encoding surface-adhesin E family protein translates to MKKLLTAAALASALLLSAPAAFAENWVEVAGYQGRMIDTDSCKVQGNTPVLTVRPTDGTEMTIQFNKKDMTYQFLSLKRLDGNGKVIDEVPADKLAGHFLPLKEGSLISSLYMQYVAYPIPQLANAEWVTIYRTGMGANAGSRVSIDKNHISYDGDYAVFWLKNDYVPAEKGIASQISQVKANMANNQAKILSLTLYDENGKILQHDARGEAAEVRDARQGIMNEAVTFAREHILQGTR
- a CDS encoding helix-turn-helix domain-containing protein, whose protein sequence is MADIRVRNLSQEAAESCYEAYLKGERPKEGTILVSGPVVVFTSDTFEMKGETLEDGEEKFVSILDNEAKSRAALCEYKNGRRLPAGAALAAMKEGYFAFQSEYMNEEGTPFTLSFDPLEEVMTAQEAGKLYGIPAKNIEKDCESAGLESPLKQGETRHSGNVWLLQKSAAERAYADKEGKTYAVNPLLLVFSTVEGADIWNRDSGVVRSAAGGAGHMNARMHEEERKKSGRVWLVTRSAMERLFGQALPNKMKEAMKGI